A genomic region of Arachis hypogaea cultivar Tifrunner chromosome 5, arahy.Tifrunner.gnm2.J5K5, whole genome shotgun sequence contains the following coding sequences:
- the LOC112803278 gene encoding uncharacterized protein, whose product MWRNLNKRWKDKELKAAFWQCAKATTDQEFNDAMAAVKRINKQAWEYLSKFEQEQWSRSRFSEWPKVDNLTSNNCESFNSTIVGLRGKSILTILEELRFYIMKTMATHKDSLMTYTGQITPVQQSRERMRSLKTMSITSSPSRHIIGLTSFTLAAYRVKSTGNITKGCHVGHNSRTCLEKGTGRGAEEPDLDEEEAREQEANWEETMEAVHAAHVANEEDLTQNHPQSALKAEPTIAEPPSKEEIQDIITTIAASTADSENEEEAGDERMNDAGGAVDEVARALNVADALGKADKLDDIALGLKELDMEHYDDEDEGVEVFSSRIGDLYYPSNDLDPYIKDKNDDDDSEELEDMIINPTDSVVVCARTEDDFSLLEVHILEDVGTSEMNMYVHHDIIIPTFSLSTAWLDCLQGREKGNFLAVGSMEPSIEIWDLDVIDVVQPCMVLGGILEKKKKGKKKSIKYKDDSHTDSVLGLAWNKALRNVLASASADKRVKIWDVATGKCESTMEHQSDKASSMLKCN is encoded by the exons ATGTGGAGAAATCTGAACAAGAGATGGAAGGATAAGGAACTTAAGGCAGCATTTTGGCAATGTGCAAAAGCAACAACTGATCAAGAGTTCAATGATGCAATGGCAGCTGTAAAACGGATCAACAAACAAGCATGGGAGTATTTGTCCAAATTTGAACAAGAACAGTGGTCGAGATCAAGGTTTTCAGAATGGCCAAAGGTAGATAATTTGACAAGCAATAACTGTGAGTCATTTAATTCAACAATTGTCGGTCTGCGGGGAAAGAGCATTTTGACAATACTTGAGGAACTTAGGTTCTATATCATGAAGACAATGGCAACTCACAAGGACTCACTAATGACTTACACTGGACAGATAACTCCTGTACAA CAATCCAGAGAAAGAATGAGAAGCCTGAAGACTATGTCCATCACAAGCTCACCATCGAGGCATATAATAGGACTTACCAGTTTCACATTAGCAGCATACCGAGTCAAGAGTACTGGGAACATCACGAAGGGCTGCCAT GTTGGACATAATAGCAGAACTTGTCTTGAGAAAGGAACTGGAAGAGGAGCTGAAGAACCAGATCTTGATGAGGAAGAAGCTAGGGAGCAAGAAGCTAACTGGGAGGAGACCATGGAGGCTGTACATGCTGCACATGTTGcaaatgaggaagacctcactcaaAATCATCCACAAA GTGCTTTGAAGGCGGAACCCACCATAGCTGAACCTCCTtccaaggaagaaattcaagatATAATCACCACCATCGCTGCCAG TACAGCAGAcagtgaaaatgaggaagaagcaGGGGATGAACGCATGAATGATGCCGGTGGCGCCGTTGATGAAGTTGCGCGAGCACTCAATGTTGCTGATGCTCTCGGGAAGGCTGATAAATTGGACGATATTGCCCTCGGTTTGAAGGAGCTTGACATGGAACATTacgatgatgaagatgaag GAGTTGAGGTATTTAGTTCCAGGATTGGTGATCTTTATTATCCAAGTAACGACCTGGATCCTTATATCAAAGATAAGAAC GATGATGATGACTCTGAGGAACTCGAAGACATGATCATTAATCCAACTGATTCTGTCGTTGTTTGTGCTCGTACTGAGGACGATTTTAGTCTTCTTGAG GTTCATATACTTGAGGACGTCGGTACTAGTGAGATGAACATGTATGTCCATCATGATATCATAATTCCTACATTTTCGCTATCCACAGCTTGGCTTGACTGCCTTCAAGGAAGAGAGAAAG GAAACTTCTTAGCTGTTGGTTCAATGGAACCGTCAATAGAAATTTGGGACCTTGATGTT ATTGATGTAGTGCAGCCATGCATGGTTTTAGGTGGCATtttagagaaaaagaagaaggggaagaag AAATCAATCAAATACAAAGATGACAGTCACACTGACTCTGTACTTGGTCTTGCCTGGAACAAAGCGCTCAG